One Nitrospirota bacterium genomic window carries:
- a CDS encoding nucleotidyltransferase family protein has protein sequence MKTLEEIKEILKRHKEEVVREYNVKEIGIFGSIVRGEQKKRSDIDILVEYYELPDLLKLIELEMRLQRILKKKVDLVEKSGIRPELKNRILKEVVYI, from the coding sequence TCAAGGAAATTTTGAAAAGGCATAAGGAAGAAGTTGTCAGAGAATATAATGTCAAGGAAATCGGTATTTTCGGGTCCATTGTGCGTGGAGAGCAAAAAAAGAGGAGTGATATAGATATATTGGTTGAGTATTATGAGCTTCCCGACCTCTTAAAGCTTATTGAACTTGAAATGCGCCTCCAAAGGATATTGAAAAAGAAAGTAGATCTTGTTGAAAAAAGTGGGATTAGGCCTGAGCTCAAAAACAGGATATTAAAAGAGGTGGTTTATATTTGA
- a CDS encoding DUF86 domain-containing protein gives MDFHAFYSDRKTRSAVAHQIEIIGEATKNVPKSIRDRYKELPWQDMAKMRDKIS, from the coding sequence ATGGACTTTCATGCATTCTACTCTGATAGAAAGACCAGAAGTGCCGTTGCACACCAAATCGAAATAATAGGAGAAGCAACAAAAAACGTACCTAAGTCAATTAGAGATAGGTACAAAGAGTTGCCATGGCAGGATATGGCAAAAATGCGTGATAAGATTAGTCA